The Planktothrix sp. FACHB-1365 genome includes a region encoding these proteins:
- the ftsY gene encoding signal recognition particle-docking protein FtsY, producing MVFNWFRRQFNEKTDQTQESQPEVKSEPEKVEKPTETAESSDTAPQIAEDYLQWAKAAYKNIQKQQEPEPEPEPEPEPEPEPEPEPEPEPEAITEPEVEPTVLTPETPEAEANVETVVEVAETDVKVPEPVVTPQTDTTEPETLETSEPLPFWATAATERQARVERLKETAIEEKEPEPSETASSDPGMAFDEMFMWSAQVLADQGRRPDEVALEEITWLQKLWKALGRTRRNLLNQLKAIVGQGPLNQQAVDEIESMLLQADVGVAATDRVIEALQTKLRQEALPPEQAIAYLKQILRGILEEPFEKGYPITFAPEKDTLNIWLVTGVNGAGKTTTIGKIAHLAQKSDYRCLIAAGDTFRAAAVDQVKVWGDRSGVEVVANPGKNTDPAAVVYDAIEAARARNTELLIIDTAGRLQNKKNLMEELNKIRRVIDKRAPEAKIQSLLVLDSTLGQNGLRQAEVFSEVAQLSGVVLTKLDGTAKGGVALAIVQQLGLPIRFIGVGESIEDLRPFSSYEFIEALLSG from the coding sequence ATGGTATTTAATTGGTTTCGTCGTCAATTTAATGAAAAAACGGATCAAACTCAGGAGTCACAACCAGAGGTTAAATCTGAACCTGAAAAGGTAGAGAAACCGACGGAAACAGCCGAGAGTTCTGACACTGCACCTCAAATTGCTGAAGATTATTTACAGTGGGCAAAAGCGGCTTATAAAAATATTCAAAAACAGCAGGAGCCCGAACCCGAACCTGAACCCGAACCTGAACCTGAACCTGAACCTGAACCTGAACCCGAACCCGAACCCGAAGCCATCACAGAGCCGGAAGTTGAACCAACGGTTTTAACCCCAGAAACACCAGAGGCGGAAGCGAATGTTGAAACGGTTGTAGAAGTAGCTGAAACGGACGTAAAAGTACCCGAACCCGTTGTCACCCCTCAAACCGATACAACGGAGCCAGAAACCCTAGAAACGTCCGAACCCTTGCCATTTTGGGCAACAGCGGCTACGGAACGTCAAGCCAGGGTGGAACGGTTAAAAGAAACCGCCATTGAGGAGAAAGAACCCGAACCCAGCGAAACAGCATCATCAGACCCCGGAATGGCGTTTGATGAGATGTTTATGTGGTCAGCCCAGGTATTAGCTGATCAAGGTCGCCGTCCTGATGAAGTGGCGCTAGAAGAAATTACCTGGTTACAGAAACTCTGGAAAGCGTTAGGACGGACGCGACGCAACTTACTGAACCAATTAAAAGCCATTGTCGGTCAAGGCCCCTTAAATCAACAAGCGGTTGATGAAATTGAATCCATGCTTCTACAAGCGGATGTGGGTGTAGCCGCAACGGATCGCGTGATTGAAGCGTTACAAACTAAACTCCGCCAAGAAGCCTTACCCCCAGAACAAGCGATCGCTTATCTCAAACAAATTTTAAGGGGAATTTTAGAAGAACCCTTTGAAAAGGGGTATCCCATTACCTTTGCACCGGAGAAAGATACCTTAAATATTTGGTTAGTCACCGGAGTCAATGGGGCGGGTAAAACCACAACCATTGGCAAAATTGCCCATTTAGCCCAAAAATCCGATTATCGGTGTTTAATCGCGGCGGGAGATACCTTTCGAGCAGCGGCCGTTGATCAGGTGAAAGTTTGGGGCGATCGCAGTGGCGTTGAAGTCGTGGCGAACCCTGGAAAAAATACCGATCCGGCGGCGGTGGTTTATGATGCTATTGAAGCAGCTAGAGCCCGCAATACAGAATTATTAATTATTGATACGGCCGGCCGCTTGCAAAATAAAAAGAATTTAATGGAGGAACTCAATAAAATCCGTCGAGTGATTGATAAACGCGCCCCAGAAGCCAAAATACAATCATTATTAGTCTTAGATTCTACCTTGGGCCAAAATGGGTTACGACAGGCGGAAGTTTTTTCCGAAGTTGCTCAACTGAGTGGGGTGGTCTTGACAAAACTCGACGGAACTGCTAAAGGTGGTGTTGCCCTAGCGATTGTCCAACAACTCGGCTTACCGATTCGATTTATCGGAGTTGGGGAAAGTATCGAAGATTTGCGCCCCTTTTCCAGCTACGAGTTCATTGAAGCCCTCTTAAGTGGCTAG
- the nusB gene encoding transcription antitermination factor NusB, with amino-acid sequence MQARRTARELALLGISQLPATSERLEPQELHDVLIAAVRTLTAEGQESLETAVSELQRSSDRLLGSQIRANDLDIARSMVHEAIELVQGAINRLSTALELPELVQLANQQEVRDYALDILIQVNSHKAEIDQLLTDAMVDWQLNRLARIDRDILRIAVAELIYLNLKEQVAINEAIELAKRYSDEESYRFINGVLRRFVDKLKATVPELTVES; translated from the coding sequence ATGCAAGCTCGTCGTACTGCTCGTGAACTCGCTTTACTGGGAATTAGTCAACTCCCAGCGACTTCAGAGCGTTTAGAACCTCAAGAATTACATGATGTTTTAATTGCTGCTGTCCGAACCTTGACGGCTGAAGGTCAAGAATCTTTAGAAACGGCTGTTTCTGAGTTACAACGCAGTAGCGATCGCCTTTTAGGAAGTCAAATTCGGGCGAATGATTTAGACATTGCACGATCAATGGTACATGAAGCCATTGAATTAGTTCAAGGTGCGATTAATCGCTTAAGTACCGCCCTGGAATTACCGGAATTAGTTCAACTGGCAAATCAACAAGAAGTCCGGGATTATGCCCTTGATATTTTAATTCAAGTTAATAGCCATAAAGCTGAAATTGATCAGTTATTAACCGATGCTATGGTAGATTGGCAACTGAATCGACTCGCTCGTATTGATCGAGATATTTTACGAATTGCCGTTGCAGAATTAATATATTTAAACTTAAAAGAACAAGTGGCAATTAATGAAGCGATTGAACTGGCAAAACGCTACAGCGATGAAGAAAGTTATCGCTTTATTAATGGCGTTCTGCGTCGATTTGTCGATAAATTAAAAGCTACTGTTCCAGAGTTAACAGTTGAGAGTTAA
- a CDS encoding DUF502 domain-containing protein has translation MFQRLKQDLKNDLIAGLLVVIPLATTIWLTITISSSVIEFLTRIPKQINPFDGLHPILVNLLNVLVGLAVPLLGILFIGLMARNIAGQWLLAVSEKILQAIPLAGSVYKTLKQLLETLLRDSNDKFRRVVLVEYPRRGVWSLAFVTGSVNRDIQSELSEEMVSVFIPTTPNPTSGWYAIVPEHEVLNLTLSVEDAFKIIVSGGIVNSTSSSVKALPPKPNPPLESLLPSENRLQSVVLEDEGVGISEN, from the coding sequence GTGTTCCAACGCTTGAAGCAGGACTTAAAAAATGACTTGATTGCAGGTCTGTTGGTCGTGATTCCTTTGGCAACCACGATTTGGTTGACCATCACCATCTCCAGTTCTGTGATTGAGTTTCTGACCCGCATTCCTAAGCAAATTAATCCCTTTGATGGTTTGCATCCGATTTTAGTCAACCTGCTTAATGTTTTGGTCGGGTTGGCGGTACCCCTGTTAGGGATATTATTTATCGGTTTAATGGCTCGTAATATTGCCGGACAGTGGCTTTTGGCTGTGAGCGAAAAAATCTTACAAGCCATTCCCTTAGCGGGTTCGGTTTACAAAACTCTCAAACAACTTTTAGAAACCCTTTTACGAGATTCTAATGATAAATTTCGTCGTGTGGTTTTAGTTGAATATCCCCGTCGAGGAGTTTGGTCACTGGCTTTTGTAACGGGCTCGGTCAACCGCGATATCCAGTCAGAATTGTCTGAGGAAATGGTGAGTGTGTTTATTCCCACTACCCCGAACCCCACCAGTGGATGGTATGCTATTGTTCCAGAACATGAGGTACTCAACCTCACCCTTTCGGTAGAAGATGCGTTTAAAATTATCGTATCTGGTGGGATTGTTAATTCAACATCCTCATCGGTAAAAGCTCTTCCTCCTAAACCTAATCCTCCATTAGAATCTCTTCTTCCCAGCGAAAATAGATTGCAATCTGTTGTCCTAGAAGATGAGGGGGTTGGGATTAGTGAAAATTAA